The following are encoded in a window of Telmatobacter sp. DSM 110680 genomic DNA:
- a CDS encoding RNA polymerase sigma-54 factor: MPLLQPRLNLKVSQRQVLTPGLMQMVSVLALNKLELKEMIDAEMVENPVLEEIDETVPMLDEVASRQEHDLQPPERLDVGTTEPAAEPKDPFNEIDFGSYFQDYLDPGYRTQPEYEDSEKPSFENFLSQPTTLSDHLAWQLGALTLEPELAIAADFIIGNLDEDGYLAASHDELIEAFGHFEENQGKDKDALSNQIKRGIDLVQHLDPAGIAATDLRECLLVQIAAQQAELKKVYAQHSVEVHHEADGFEDNHHSLKAEADAKLEERRRSMEVAAQIVRDHLQLLQKRDVKDLAKSLHVTPEEAHAGVEFIRTLEPRPGRLYNREQTRLIEPDVVFIKRGAEWVVSMNEEDLPSLRLSARYRRMLVAEGTEKEVKEYVKERFRSAMQLMRNIAQRKSTILRTCEVIVRRQQDFLDQGIEALRPMMIKEVAEEIGVHPSTVSRAVANKYAHTPQGVIELRFFFSEGSNGPEGADTPLLLLKRKVRKLIDEENPRHPLTDDQLAAQLQAQGIQLTRRTVAKYREDLNIPSTHQRRQRDA, from the coding sequence ATGCCATTGTTGCAACCTAGGTTGAATTTGAAGGTGTCGCAACGCCAGGTCCTCACACCGGGCCTGATGCAGATGGTGAGCGTTCTTGCGCTCAACAAGCTCGAACTGAAGGAGATGATCGATGCCGAGATGGTGGAAAACCCCGTCCTGGAAGAGATTGACGAAACAGTTCCCATGCTGGACGAAGTGGCGAGCCGCCAGGAGCACGACCTGCAGCCCCCGGAACGGCTGGATGTGGGTACGACGGAGCCCGCGGCCGAACCCAAAGACCCTTTCAACGAGATTGATTTTGGGTCGTACTTTCAGGACTACCTTGATCCGGGCTACCGCACCCAGCCGGAGTATGAAGACAGCGAGAAGCCCTCGTTCGAGAACTTCCTTTCGCAGCCTACGACTTTATCCGATCACCTGGCGTGGCAGCTGGGAGCATTGACGCTGGAGCCGGAACTGGCCATCGCCGCCGATTTCATCATTGGCAACCTGGATGAAGATGGTTACCTCGCGGCGAGTCATGACGAGTTGATCGAAGCGTTTGGACACTTCGAGGAGAATCAGGGCAAAGACAAAGATGCTTTAAGCAATCAGATCAAGCGCGGTATCGATCTGGTGCAGCATCTTGATCCCGCCGGTATTGCCGCAACTGATCTGCGCGAGTGCCTGCTGGTTCAGATTGCGGCGCAACAGGCAGAGCTGAAGAAAGTTTATGCGCAGCACAGCGTGGAAGTACACCACGAGGCGGACGGATTCGAGGATAATCACCACTCCCTGAAAGCGGAGGCTGATGCGAAACTTGAAGAGCGCCGGCGTTCGATGGAAGTGGCTGCGCAGATAGTCCGCGACCATCTCCAACTGCTGCAGAAACGGGATGTGAAAGATCTGGCCAAGTCACTGCATGTGACTCCGGAAGAAGCGCACGCGGGCGTGGAGTTCATTCGCACTCTGGAGCCGCGCCCGGGCAGGCTTTACAACCGCGAACAGACGCGACTCATCGAGCCCGATGTTGTTTTCATCAAACGCGGCGCGGAGTGGGTGGTCTCGATGAACGAGGAAGATCTGCCCAGCCTCCGCTTGAGTGCGCGCTACCGCCGCATGCTGGTAGCCGAGGGCACCGAAAAAGAAGTCAAGGAATACGTGAAAGAGCGCTTCCGCTCGGCTATGCAGTTGATGCGCAACATTGCCCAGCGTAAGAGCACCATTCTGCGCACCTGCGAAGTGATTGTGCGGCGGCAGCAGGATTTTCTTGACCAGGGAATTGAAGCCCTGCGCCCGATGATGATCAAGGAAGTGGCCGAGGAGATCGGCGTTCACCCATCTACAGTGAGCAGGGCTGTGGCCAACAAGTATGCACACACTCCTCAAGGCGTGATCGAACTGCGATTCTTTTTCTCCGAGGGATCGAACGGGCCGGAGGGCGCCGACACTCCTCTGCTACTACTCAAGCGCAAGGTTCGCAAGCTGATCGACGAGGAAAACCCCCGCCATCCCCTCACCGACGATCAGCTTGCCGCCCAATTACAGGCCCAAGGCATCCAGTTAACCCGGCGCACGGTGGCAAAATACCGCGAAGATCTGAATATCCCTTCCACGCACCAGCGCCGACAGCGCGACGCTTAA
- the lptB gene encoding LPS export ABC transporter ATP-binding protein yields the protein METLIAEGIGKSYKGRQVVRGVNLNISRGEVVGLLGPNGAGKTTSFYMIVGLVAPETGRIMVDDNDITRLPMYLRARNYGISYLPQEPSVFRKLTVEENIMAVLEAQALDTRERKSRAERLIAQLSLGHIRGTRGYALSGGERRRVEIARSLCIQPNFILLDEPFSGIDPIAVLELQKIIFDLKSSGIGILITDHNVRETLSVTDRAYIIAEGRIFRAGTPHELGNDVEVRRIYLGEGFSLN from the coding sequence ATGGAAACACTGATCGCTGAAGGAATCGGCAAGTCCTACAAGGGCCGCCAGGTAGTCCGGGGAGTAAACCTGAATATCTCGCGGGGCGAGGTGGTCGGGCTGCTGGGGCCGAATGGTGCCGGCAAGACAACGAGCTTTTACATGATCGTAGGCCTGGTGGCGCCCGAGACAGGACGCATCATGGTGGACGACAACGACATTACCCGGCTGCCGATGTACCTCCGAGCGCGGAACTACGGCATCAGCTACCTGCCGCAGGAGCCGTCGGTCTTCCGCAAATTGACGGTGGAAGAAAATATCATGGCGGTGCTTGAGGCGCAGGCGCTGGATACGCGGGAGCGGAAATCGCGAGCGGAGCGTCTGATCGCGCAGTTGAGTCTGGGCCACATTCGCGGCACACGCGGCTATGCCCTCTCTGGAGGCGAGCGCCGGCGCGTTGAGATCGCCCGGTCGTTGTGCATTCAACCAAATTTCATCTTGCTGGATGAACCCTTCAGCGGGATCGATCCCATCGCCGTGCTGGAATTGCAGAAGATCATCTTCGACCTCAAATCGAGCGGAATCGGGATCCTCATTACCGACCATAACGTGAGGGAAACATTGAGCGTAACCGACCGCGCCTATATCATTGCCGAGGGGCGGATATTTCGTGCCGGCACCCCTCATGAACTAGGGAACGATGTAGAGGTTCGGCGCATCTACCTGGGAGAGGGATTCTCGCTGAATTGA